Proteins encoded in a region of the Neodiprion virginianus isolate iyNeoVirg1 chromosome 2, iyNeoVirg1.1, whole genome shotgun sequence genome:
- the LOC124299201 gene encoding serine-threonine kinase receptor-associated protein, whose translation MMANLRQTPLTCSGHTRPVVHLAFSDVTESGYYLISACKDGKPMLRQGDTGDWIGTFEGHKGAVWGVALNPQATRAATGAADFNAKVWDAIKGEEIHSFQHKHIVKSVNFSSDSNYLCTGSNEKLVKIYDLNKPEATPQIFSGHTSGIRHVTFFKNDTALVTCADDKSLRLWDRNSGQEVKRLDFPATPSSMEVSRDGNIITTTHSNVVTFWDSKELTKIREFIVPTQVNSASLHPDCSIFVCGGEDLKMYKFDYSTGAEIESFKGHFGPVHCVRFSPDGELYASGSEDGTLRLWQTTVGKTYGLWRCIEQTPMIPENAVLNNKQEVSAS comes from the exons atgatgGCGAATTTGAGGCAGACACCGTTAACCTGTAGCGGGCATACGAGACCCGTCGTTCATCTAGCCTTTTCCGATGTTACGGAGTCCGGCTACTACCTAATTTCGGCGTGCAAAG aTGGAAAGCCGATGCTGCGGCAGGGCGACACTGGGGATTGGATCGGCACGTTTGAGGGGCACAAAGGGGCAGTGTGGGGTGTCGCTTTGAACCCACAGGCCACCAGAGCAGCTACAGGCGCTGCGGACTTCAATGCCAAGGTGTGGGACGCGATAAAGGGTGAAGAAATTCACTCCTTTCAGCACAAGCATATAGTCAAGTCTGTCAACTTCAGTTCTGACTCAAATTACCTGTGTACTGGTTCCAATGAAAAGCTAGTCAAGATCTACGATCTAAACAAGCCGGAAGCAACGCCGCAA ATATTTTCCGGTCACACTAGTGGCATAAGGcatgtaacttttttcaaaaatgatacCGCTTTGGTTACCTGTGCCGATGACAAAAGCCTGCGTTTGTGGGACAGAAACAGCGGACAAGAAGTGAAAAGACTCGATTTTCCAGCTACACCCAGCTCGATGGAAGTCTCCAGAGATGGCAACATCATTACGACAACTCATTCTAACGTCGTCACGTTTTGGGATAGCAAAGA GTTGACCAAGATCCGAGAGTTTATTGTTCCTACTCAAGTGAACAGCGCAAGTTTACATCCAGACTGCAGCATATTTGTATGCGGAGGAGAAGATCTGAAAATGTACAAATTCGATTACAGCACTGGAGCAGAAATCG AATCTTTCAAGGGACATTTTGGGCCTGTTCACTGCGTTCGGTTTTCTCCGGATGGTGAATTATACGCGAGCGGATCTGAGGATGGGACGCTGAGGCTTTGGCAAACTACCGTTGGAAAAACCTACGGCCTATGGCGTTGTATCGAACAAACTCCAATGATTCCAGAAAATGCTGTACTCAATAACAAGCAAGAGGTCTCGGCAAGCTAA
- the LOC124299198 gene encoding peroxidasin homolog pxn-2 isoform X2, giving the protein MLHERYNRMNRITHIWAIAGLISALFYIAAAISPAVVQYNVSEYVANIDIDLQARAVAALEAEKHAYQSRTWLEDRIGPDGSPCRVRPERPCPPSMYRAPSGACNNVRHPAWGARGSPMLRLIGPAYADGISKPRQSVGTHALPLPFDVVSSLRRDSAHHEGLASLAGVWAELLLRDIAETMNPKGIDCCGVNGPNHAECYSTWSENGGSEVCRNYTRSLPTLTATSCKFETREQMNAVSGYLDGSDLYGNTDQDLHAIRTYSHGRVSLAACKKCEDGTALGALYRTLFLEHNRLADGLAEVNDHWEDAKVFLEARRIVISELQHVTINEFVPSILGEAAFVNADLKPVRSGFYSGYSSTNRGGVFDSVALGALRALLSLNNGSVSLEDLLARPARQVSLRIPGVDNGDWDEAERAIHAARDHGVPGYPHFVSYCSGNDRMINFTDFEYTMSEDDVEGLRGLYATAEDVDLLVGGTFEKPTEAAAVGPTFGCLLREQFVKLRNSDRFWYENDLPPSGLTAEQLAEVRRVSLAGIICKNTGIAKIQPMAFIQQDPYLNVKINCDQHGIADLAAWREHPTPDMISDNSMASVIAKEVTSELTPEVIANAVRKAEQDLVVRKQLEYNAWLEQKTADPKSPIGTAASFSKASKDALLLANSSILFELATNEIINGAHGLRRRKRQIFDSSDNVLGFPNNEFSDILQTVDISSFLQSQTTPDELDCPPDDSPCDPSSPFRTLSGHCNNLRNPKLGTALTTFARLLPPIYEDGVSKPRMNSITGIPLPNPRVISTVIHPDISNLHNRYTLMVMQFAQFVDHDMTMTPIHKGFHESIPSCRSCDSARTVHPECNPFPIPPGDHFYPTVNVSSGARLCIPSMRSLPGQQQLGPREQINQNTAFLDGSVIYGENDCVCQVLRTFNGRMNITRHPNRGKDLLPQTATHPECKTRSGYCFIGGDGRVSEQPALAVMHTLWVREHNRIMEGLRQVNPHWDGEKLFQHSRRIISAMLQHLVYNEFLPRILGWNAVSLYGLKLLPQGYYKEYSPTCNPSVLNEFAAAAFRIGHSLLRPHLPRMDSNFQNIDPPILLRDGFFNPDMLYDPGMVDEMIRGLVSTPMETLDQFITGEVTNHLFENRRIPHSGVDLIALNVQRARDHGIPSYNNYRALCNLKRATTFEDLSREMAPEVIARLKRIYASVDDIDLFPGGMSERPLQGGLVGPTFACIIAIQFRQSRKCDRFWYETDDPNIRFTEHQLAEIRKTTLSKVICENMDQHQDMQRAAFDLPSNFLNPRVPCSSMPHMDFAAWRETSHGCQIGSRNVAVGESGFPTPCTSCVCTAEGTQCASLRVTDCNQLLREASREAILRDDVCTAQCGFVLAASEASARLQFPNSNAFRGFPSPGNNLRNLPTAATFNGFKLPDLSQFIG; this is encoded by the exons GGCGATAGCCGGCCTCATTTCTGCGCTATTCTACATCGCTGCTGCTATCTCACCGGCTGTCGTTCAATACAATGTTTCCG AATACGTCGCGAATATTGACATCGATCTACAGGCGAGGGCTGTCGCAGCGCTGGAAGCTGAAAAACATGCCTACCAATCCCGTACTTG GCTCGAGGACAGAATCGGACCCGATGGATCGCCGTGTCGAGTTCGGCCGGAAAGACCTTGCCCACCAAGCATGTATCGAGCGCCATCGGGAGCTTGCAATAACGTTCGACATCCCGCTTGGGGTGCGAGAGGGTCGCCTATGCTCAGGCTCATCGGACCTGCCTATGCCGATG GAATCAGCAAACCGAGACAATCGGTAGGGACTCACGCATTGCCGCTACCCTTCGATGTTGTATCGTCGCTTCGTCGAGACTCTGCACATCACGAAGGACTTGCCAGCTTGGCCGGGGTGTGGGCGGAATTATTGTTGCGGGACATAGCCGAGACGATGAATCCGAAAGGGATTGATTGCTGCGGTGTGAACGGCCCAAATCACGCCGAGTGCTATTCGACCTGGAGCGAAAACGGGGGGAGTGAAGTTTGCAGAAACTACACCCGTTCGCTGCCGACCCTTACCGCGACCAGCTGCAAATTCGAGACCAGGGAGCAGATGAACGCCGTGTCCGGGTACCTCGACGGTTCCGATCTCTATGGGAACACCGACCAGGACCTTCACGCCATCAGGACCTACTCCCATGGAAGGGTTAGCTTGGCCGCCTGCAAGAAATGCGAAGACGGCACGGCCCTCGGTGCCCTTTACCGCACCCTCTTCCTCGAGCACAATCGCCTGGCCGATGGCCTCGCCGAGGTAAACGATCACTGGGAGGACGCGAAGGTCTTCCTGGAGGCACGGCGCATAGTCATTTCCGAACTGCAGCACGTCACGATCAACGAATTCGTACCAAGCATTCTCGGCGAGGCGGCCTTCGTCAACGCCGACCTGAAACCGGTAAGGAGCGGGTTTTACTCCGGGTACTCGTCGACCAATCGCGGCGGCGTTTTTGACTCCGTCGCGCTTGGAGCTCTGCGCGCGCTTCTCTCCCTCAACAACGGATCCGTCAGTCTCGAGGACCTTCTCGCCAGGCCGGCAAGGCAGGTGAGCCTCAGGATTCCCGGCGTAGATAACGGAGATTGGGACGAAGCCGAGAGAGCCATCCACGCGGCCAGGGATCACGGAGTGCCTGGTTACCCACACTTTGTTTCTTACTGTTCGGGCAACGATCGCATGATCAATTTCACCGACTTCGAGTACACGATGAGCGAGGATGACGTCGAGGGACTTCGTGGGCTCTACGCGACCGCCGAGGATGTCGATTTACTCGTCGGAGGGACCTTCGAAAAACCTACCGAAGCAGCTGCCGTTGGACCGACTTTCGGATGTTTGCTCAGAGAGCAATTCGTAAAGCTGAGAAACTCGGACAGGTTTTGGTACGAAAATGATCTGCCGCCGTCCGGTCTTACCGCCGAACAGCTGGCCGAGGTCAGGCGAGTATCGCTTGCTGGTATCATCTGCAAGAACACCGGAATAGCGAAAATTCAACCGATGGCTTTCATTCAGCAGGACCCGTACCTGAATGTCAAGATAAATTGCGACCAGCACGGTATAGCCGACCTCGCCGCGTGGCGGGAACATCCCACGCCGGACATGATATCCGACAATTCGATGGCCTCCGTTATTGCCAAGGAGGTCACGTCCGAGTTGACCCCCGAGGTGATCGCCAACGCGGTCAGGAAGGCCGAGCAGGACCTCGTGGTGCGAAAACAGCTGGAGTACAACGCCTGGCTCGAGCAGAAGACCGCTGATCCGAAATCGCCCATCGGTACCGCGGCCAGCTTTTCGAAGGCCAGTAAAGACGCCCTACTTCTAGCAAACTCCTCGATACTCTTCGAGCTCGCGACTAACGAGATTATAAACGGGGCACATGGTCTACGTAGACGAAAACGACAAATTTTCGACTCATCCGACAACGTTCTCGGCTTTCCCAACAACGAGTTCAGCGACATATTGCAGACCGTCGACATATCCAGCTTCCTTCAGAGCCAGACCACCCCAGACGAGCTCGACTGTCCACCCGACGACAGTCCCTGCGATCCAAGCTCCCCGTTCAGAACCCTCAGCGGGCACTGCAACAATCTTCGCAATCCAAAACTGGGTACCGCGCTCACCACCTTCGCGAGACTCCTGCCTCCCATTTACGAGGACGGTGTATCGAAACCGCGAATGAACTCCATAACCGGCATACCTCTGCCCAACCCCAGAGTCATCTCGACTGTTATTCACCCCGATATATCAAATCTTCACAATCGATACACTCTGATGGTAATGCAGTTCGCACAGTTCGTCGATCACGATATGACCATGACTCCGATCCACAAGGGTTTCCACGAGTCGATACCGAGCTGCAGATCTTGCGACTCGGCCCGCACCGTGCATCCTGAGTGTAATCCGTTCCCCATACCACCCGGCGATCATTTCTATCCAACGGTGAACGTCTCCTCCGGGGCGAGACTCTGCATACCTTCGATGAGGTCGCTGCCCGGTCAGCAACAGCTCGGACCGCGTGAACAAATCAACCAGAACACGGCCTTCCTCGACGGCTCTGTTATATACGGTGAAAACGACTGCGTTTGCCAGGTTCTTCGCACGTTCAACGGCCGAATGAATATCACACGTCATCCGAACCGCGGGAAAGATCTTTTGCCGCAAACGGCGACTCATCCGGAATGCAAAACGAGATCCGGGTACTGTTTCATCGGCGGTGATGGCCGCGTCTCCGAGCAGCCCGCACTCGCCGTTATGCACACTCTTTGGGTACGCGAGCACAACCGAATCATGGAGGGTCTCAGACAGGTGAACCCGCATTGGGACGGTGAAAAGCTTTTCCAACACTCGCGAAGGATCATTTCCGCCATGCTTCAGCACTTGGTTTACAACGAGTTTCTGCCGAGGATACTCGGCTGGAACGCGGTTAGTCTGTACGGTCTGAAACTACTGCCACAGGGATACTACAAGGAGTACTCGCCCACGTGTAACCCCAGTGTACTGAACGAATTTGCAGCCGCGGCTTTCAGGATCGGACACTCGCTTCTCAGACCTCACTTGCCCAGGATGGATTCAAATTTCCAGAACATTGATCCGCCCATTTTGCTTCGTGACGGTTTCTTCAATCCGGACATGCTCTACGACCCGGGAATGGTTGACGAGATGATAAGAGGCCTTGTTTCTACGCCTATGGAGACTCTCGATCAGTTTATAACCGGCGAGGTGACCAATCATCTTTTCGAAAACAGGAGGATCCCCCACTCGGGTGTTGATTTGATCGCCCTCAACGTACAGAGAGCTAGGGACCACGGTATCCCATCATACAACAACTACAGAGCACTCTGCAATCTGAAACGTGCTACGACCTTCGAGGACCTTTCGAGAGAAATGGCGCCGGAAGTTATCGCCCGGCTTAAGCGGATCTATGCCTCGGTCGACGACATCGATCTGTTCCCCGGCGGTATGAGCGAGCGACCCCTTCAGGGCGGTTTGGTCGGACCCACCTTCGCATGCATCATAGCCATACAGTTCAGACAGTCCCGTAAGTGCGACAGGTTCTGGTACGAGACCGACGACCCCAACATTCGGTTCACGGAGCACCAATTGGCTGAGATAAGGAAGACGACGCTGTCCAAGGTGATATGCGAGAACATGGATCAACACCAGGATATGCAACGCGCCGCGTTCGATCTTCCGAGCAATTTCCTCAACCCCAGGGTACCCTGCTCGTCTATGCCGCACATGGACTTTGCCGCCTGGCGAGAAACCAGCCACGGATGCCAAATCGGCAGTCGCAATGTCGCCGTTGGTGAATCCGGATTCCCAACGCCTTGCACCAGCTGTGTATGCACTGCCGAAGGA ACCCAGTGCGCATCGCTCCGTGTTACAGACTGCAATCAGCTTCTCAGAGAAGCCTCTCGCGAAGCCATTCTTCGAGACGATGTCTGCACGGCTCAGTGCGGTTTCGTTTTGGCCGCATCGGAAGCATCAGCGAGGTTGCAATTCCCGAATTCAAATGCGTTCCGGGGTTTCCCCTCGCCGGGGAACAATTTGAGAAACCTTCCAACAGCAGCAACGTTCAACGGTTTCAAACTGCCGGATCTCTCGCAGTTTATCGGTTAA
- the LOC124299198 gene encoding uncharacterized protein LOC124299198 isoform X1, which yields MYISTLYLGSVLDQRLWRFANRSSLTALTNDHGTRGVQGKGTECRTAISTSKAIAGLISALFYIAAAISPAVVQYNVSEYVANIDIDLQARAVAALEAEKHAYQSRTWLEDRIGPDGSPCRVRPERPCPPSMYRAPSGACNNVRHPAWGARGSPMLRLIGPAYADGISKPRQSVGTHALPLPFDVVSSLRRDSAHHEGLASLAGVWAELLLRDIAETMNPKGIDCCGVNGPNHAECYSTWSENGGSEVCRNYTRSLPTLTATSCKFETREQMNAVSGYLDGSDLYGNTDQDLHAIRTYSHGRVSLAACKKCEDGTALGALYRTLFLEHNRLADGLAEVNDHWEDAKVFLEARRIVISELQHVTINEFVPSILGEAAFVNADLKPVRSGFYSGYSSTNRGGVFDSVALGALRALLSLNNGSVSLEDLLARPARQVSLRIPGVDNGDWDEAERAIHAARDHGVPGYPHFVSYCSGNDRMINFTDFEYTMSEDDVEGLRGLYATAEDVDLLVGGTFEKPTEAAAVGPTFGCLLREQFVKLRNSDRFWYENDLPPSGLTAEQLAEVRRVSLAGIICKNTGIAKIQPMAFIQQDPYLNVKINCDQHGIADLAAWREHPTPDMISDNSMASVIAKEVTSELTPEVIANAVRKAEQDLVVRKQLEYNAWLEQKTADPKSPIGTAASFSKASKDALLLANSSILFELATNEIINGAHGLRRRKRQIFDSSDNVLGFPNNEFSDILQTVDISSFLQSQTTPDELDCPPDDSPCDPSSPFRTLSGHCNNLRNPKLGTALTTFARLLPPIYEDGVSKPRMNSITGIPLPNPRVISTVIHPDISNLHNRYTLMVMQFAQFVDHDMTMTPIHKGFHESIPSCRSCDSARTVHPECNPFPIPPGDHFYPTVNVSSGARLCIPSMRSLPGQQQLGPREQINQNTAFLDGSVIYGENDCVCQVLRTFNGRMNITRHPNRGKDLLPQTATHPECKTRSGYCFIGGDGRVSEQPALAVMHTLWVREHNRIMEGLRQVNPHWDGEKLFQHSRRIISAMLQHLVYNEFLPRILGWNAVSLYGLKLLPQGYYKEYSPTCNPSVLNEFAAAAFRIGHSLLRPHLPRMDSNFQNIDPPILLRDGFFNPDMLYDPGMVDEMIRGLVSTPMETLDQFITGEVTNHLFENRRIPHSGVDLIALNVQRARDHGIPSYNNYRALCNLKRATTFEDLSREMAPEVIARLKRIYASVDDIDLFPGGMSERPLQGGLVGPTFACIIAIQFRQSRKCDRFWYETDDPNIRFTEHQLAEIRKTTLSKVICENMDQHQDMQRAAFDLPSNFLNPRVPCSSMPHMDFAAWRETSHGCQIGSRNVAVGESGFPTPCTSCVCTAEGTQCASLRVTDCNQLLREASREAILRDDVCTAQCGFVLAASEASARLQFPNSNAFRGFPSPGNNLRNLPTAATFNGFKLPDLSQFIG from the exons GGCGATAGCCGGCCTCATTTCTGCGCTATTCTACATCGCTGCTGCTATCTCACCGGCTGTCGTTCAATACAATGTTTCCG AATACGTCGCGAATATTGACATCGATCTACAGGCGAGGGCTGTCGCAGCGCTGGAAGCTGAAAAACATGCCTACCAATCCCGTACTTG GCTCGAGGACAGAATCGGACCCGATGGATCGCCGTGTCGAGTTCGGCCGGAAAGACCTTGCCCACCAAGCATGTATCGAGCGCCATCGGGAGCTTGCAATAACGTTCGACATCCCGCTTGGGGTGCGAGAGGGTCGCCTATGCTCAGGCTCATCGGACCTGCCTATGCCGATG GAATCAGCAAACCGAGACAATCGGTAGGGACTCACGCATTGCCGCTACCCTTCGATGTTGTATCGTCGCTTCGTCGAGACTCTGCACATCACGAAGGACTTGCCAGCTTGGCCGGGGTGTGGGCGGAATTATTGTTGCGGGACATAGCCGAGACGATGAATCCGAAAGGGATTGATTGCTGCGGTGTGAACGGCCCAAATCACGCCGAGTGCTATTCGACCTGGAGCGAAAACGGGGGGAGTGAAGTTTGCAGAAACTACACCCGTTCGCTGCCGACCCTTACCGCGACCAGCTGCAAATTCGAGACCAGGGAGCAGATGAACGCCGTGTCCGGGTACCTCGACGGTTCCGATCTCTATGGGAACACCGACCAGGACCTTCACGCCATCAGGACCTACTCCCATGGAAGGGTTAGCTTGGCCGCCTGCAAGAAATGCGAAGACGGCACGGCCCTCGGTGCCCTTTACCGCACCCTCTTCCTCGAGCACAATCGCCTGGCCGATGGCCTCGCCGAGGTAAACGATCACTGGGAGGACGCGAAGGTCTTCCTGGAGGCACGGCGCATAGTCATTTCCGAACTGCAGCACGTCACGATCAACGAATTCGTACCAAGCATTCTCGGCGAGGCGGCCTTCGTCAACGCCGACCTGAAACCGGTAAGGAGCGGGTTTTACTCCGGGTACTCGTCGACCAATCGCGGCGGCGTTTTTGACTCCGTCGCGCTTGGAGCTCTGCGCGCGCTTCTCTCCCTCAACAACGGATCCGTCAGTCTCGAGGACCTTCTCGCCAGGCCGGCAAGGCAGGTGAGCCTCAGGATTCCCGGCGTAGATAACGGAGATTGGGACGAAGCCGAGAGAGCCATCCACGCGGCCAGGGATCACGGAGTGCCTGGTTACCCACACTTTGTTTCTTACTGTTCGGGCAACGATCGCATGATCAATTTCACCGACTTCGAGTACACGATGAGCGAGGATGACGTCGAGGGACTTCGTGGGCTCTACGCGACCGCCGAGGATGTCGATTTACTCGTCGGAGGGACCTTCGAAAAACCTACCGAAGCAGCTGCCGTTGGACCGACTTTCGGATGTTTGCTCAGAGAGCAATTCGTAAAGCTGAGAAACTCGGACAGGTTTTGGTACGAAAATGATCTGCCGCCGTCCGGTCTTACCGCCGAACAGCTGGCCGAGGTCAGGCGAGTATCGCTTGCTGGTATCATCTGCAAGAACACCGGAATAGCGAAAATTCAACCGATGGCTTTCATTCAGCAGGACCCGTACCTGAATGTCAAGATAAATTGCGACCAGCACGGTATAGCCGACCTCGCCGCGTGGCGGGAACATCCCACGCCGGACATGATATCCGACAATTCGATGGCCTCCGTTATTGCCAAGGAGGTCACGTCCGAGTTGACCCCCGAGGTGATCGCCAACGCGGTCAGGAAGGCCGAGCAGGACCTCGTGGTGCGAAAACAGCTGGAGTACAACGCCTGGCTCGAGCAGAAGACCGCTGATCCGAAATCGCCCATCGGTACCGCGGCCAGCTTTTCGAAGGCCAGTAAAGACGCCCTACTTCTAGCAAACTCCTCGATACTCTTCGAGCTCGCGACTAACGAGATTATAAACGGGGCACATGGTCTACGTAGACGAAAACGACAAATTTTCGACTCATCCGACAACGTTCTCGGCTTTCCCAACAACGAGTTCAGCGACATATTGCAGACCGTCGACATATCCAGCTTCCTTCAGAGCCAGACCACCCCAGACGAGCTCGACTGTCCACCCGACGACAGTCCCTGCGATCCAAGCTCCCCGTTCAGAACCCTCAGCGGGCACTGCAACAATCTTCGCAATCCAAAACTGGGTACCGCGCTCACCACCTTCGCGAGACTCCTGCCTCCCATTTACGAGGACGGTGTATCGAAACCGCGAATGAACTCCATAACCGGCATACCTCTGCCCAACCCCAGAGTCATCTCGACTGTTATTCACCCCGATATATCAAATCTTCACAATCGATACACTCTGATGGTAATGCAGTTCGCACAGTTCGTCGATCACGATATGACCATGACTCCGATCCACAAGGGTTTCCACGAGTCGATACCGAGCTGCAGATCTTGCGACTCGGCCCGCACCGTGCATCCTGAGTGTAATCCGTTCCCCATACCACCCGGCGATCATTTCTATCCAACGGTGAACGTCTCCTCCGGGGCGAGACTCTGCATACCTTCGATGAGGTCGCTGCCCGGTCAGCAACAGCTCGGACCGCGTGAACAAATCAACCAGAACACGGCCTTCCTCGACGGCTCTGTTATATACGGTGAAAACGACTGCGTTTGCCAGGTTCTTCGCACGTTCAACGGCCGAATGAATATCACACGTCATCCGAACCGCGGGAAAGATCTTTTGCCGCAAACGGCGACTCATCCGGAATGCAAAACGAGATCCGGGTACTGTTTCATCGGCGGTGATGGCCGCGTCTCCGAGCAGCCCGCACTCGCCGTTATGCACACTCTTTGGGTACGCGAGCACAACCGAATCATGGAGGGTCTCAGACAGGTGAACCCGCATTGGGACGGTGAAAAGCTTTTCCAACACTCGCGAAGGATCATTTCCGCCATGCTTCAGCACTTGGTTTACAACGAGTTTCTGCCGAGGATACTCGGCTGGAACGCGGTTAGTCTGTACGGTCTGAAACTACTGCCACAGGGATACTACAAGGAGTACTCGCCCACGTGTAACCCCAGTGTACTGAACGAATTTGCAGCCGCGGCTTTCAGGATCGGACACTCGCTTCTCAGACCTCACTTGCCCAGGATGGATTCAAATTTCCAGAACATTGATCCGCCCATTTTGCTTCGTGACGGTTTCTTCAATCCGGACATGCTCTACGACCCGGGAATGGTTGACGAGATGATAAGAGGCCTTGTTTCTACGCCTATGGAGACTCTCGATCAGTTTATAACCGGCGAGGTGACCAATCATCTTTTCGAAAACAGGAGGATCCCCCACTCGGGTGTTGATTTGATCGCCCTCAACGTACAGAGAGCTAGGGACCACGGTATCCCATCATACAACAACTACAGAGCACTCTGCAATCTGAAACGTGCTACGACCTTCGAGGACCTTTCGAGAGAAATGGCGCCGGAAGTTATCGCCCGGCTTAAGCGGATCTATGCCTCGGTCGACGACATCGATCTGTTCCCCGGCGGTATGAGCGAGCGACCCCTTCAGGGCGGTTTGGTCGGACCCACCTTCGCATGCATCATAGCCATACAGTTCAGACAGTCCCGTAAGTGCGACAGGTTCTGGTACGAGACCGACGACCCCAACATTCGGTTCACGGAGCACCAATTGGCTGAGATAAGGAAGACGACGCTGTCCAAGGTGATATGCGAGAACATGGATCAACACCAGGATATGCAACGCGCCGCGTTCGATCTTCCGAGCAATTTCCTCAACCCCAGGGTACCCTGCTCGTCTATGCCGCACATGGACTTTGCCGCCTGGCGAGAAACCAGCCACGGATGCCAAATCGGCAGTCGCAATGTCGCCGTTGGTGAATCCGGATTCCCAACGCCTTGCACCAGCTGTGTATGCACTGCCGAAGGA ACCCAGTGCGCATCGCTCCGTGTTACAGACTGCAATCAGCTTCTCAGAGAAGCCTCTCGCGAAGCCATTCTTCGAGACGATGTCTGCACGGCTCAGTGCGGTTTCGTTTTGGCCGCATCGGAAGCATCAGCGAGGTTGCAATTCCCGAATTCAAATGCGTTCCGGGGTTTCCCCTCGCCGGGGAACAATTTGAGAAACCTTCCAACAGCAGCAACGTTCAACGGTTTCAAACTGCCGGATCTCTCGCAGTTTATCGGTTAA